Proteins from a single region of Flavobacterium sp. YJ01:
- a CDS encoding polysaccharide biosynthesis protein, with amino-acid sequence MFKDKILLITGGTGSFGNAMLKGFLNSDLKEIRIFSRDEKKQEDMRIHYKNDKLNFVIGDIRDFNSINAAMNGVNFVFHAAALKQVPSCEFYPMQAVQTNIIGAENVLEAAARNNVERVVVLSTDKAVYPINAMGISKAFMEKLAVSKARDLRVKNIDAIYTATRYGNVMCSRGSIIPLFVKQIKEGKPLTITNPKMTRFMMSLNDSVDLVMFAFLKGNPGDIFVQKSPASTIEDLAQALKELFNANNEIKIIGERHSEKMYETLCAKEEMAKAEDLGNFYRIPADFRDLNYTKYVQEDGPKLVSTEYNSDNTTRLSVEELKKLLLTLDYVQDELASHNQ; translated from the coding sequence ATGTTTAAAGATAAAATTTTATTAATAACAGGAGGTACCGGTTCTTTTGGAAACGCTATGTTAAAAGGTTTTTTGAATTCAGATTTGAAAGAAATTAGGATTTTTTCGCGTGATGAAAAAAAACAAGAAGATATGCGGATTCATTACAAGAATGACAAGCTAAATTTTGTCATTGGTGATATTAGAGACTTTAATAGTATCAATGCAGCTATGAATGGAGTAAATTTTGTTTTCCATGCTGCAGCATTAAAACAAGTACCTTCTTGTGAATTTTATCCAATGCAGGCAGTTCAAACTAATATAATTGGAGCTGAAAATGTGTTAGAAGCAGCAGCTCGAAATAATGTTGAGAGAGTAGTGGTACTAAGTACGGACAAGGCAGTTTATCCTATTAACGCTATGGGAATTTCCAAGGCTTTTATGGAAAAATTGGCGGTTTCTAAAGCAAGAGATTTAAGAGTTAAAAATATAGATGCAATATATACAGCAACCCGTTATGGTAATGTAATGTGTTCTCGAGGCTCAATAATACCTTTATTTGTGAAACAAATAAAAGAAGGCAAACCGTTAACGATTACAAATCCAAAAATGACAAGATTTATGATGTCGTTGAACGATTCTGTAGATTTAGTTATGTTTGCTTTTTTGAAGGGAAATCCAGGAGATATTTTTGTACAAAAATCACCAGCTTCAACAATTGAAGATTTAGCTCAGGCTTTGAAAGAATTATTTAATGCAAACAATGAGATTAAAATTATAGGAGAACGCCATTCCGAAAAAATGTATGAGACTTTATGTGCCAAAGAAGAAATGGCAAAAGCTGAGGATTTAGGGAATTTTTATAGGATTCCTGCAGATTTCAGAGATTTGAATTATACAAAGTATGTGCAAGAAGATGGACCAAAGTTAGTCAGTACAGAATATAACTCAGATAATACAACAAGACTAAGTGTAGAAGAACTGAAGAAATTGCTTCTTACACTAGATTATGTTCAAGATGAATTAGCCTCTCACAATCAATAA
- a CDS encoding DegT/DnrJ/EryC1/StrS family aminotransferase yields MLPLVKTSIPDREILMPRLEEVLYSGYVAQGDVVEEFERKFEEYIGGGNTLSLNSGTAALHIALILAGVQEGDEVISTALTAEPTNVAIKMVGAKVRWADVDYSTGNISADSIEKVISSKTKAIIVVDYAGIPVDVKRIQELSEKYKIPVIEDAAHALGAKYNNKKTGNHFPFTVYSFQAIKHLTTIDGGALQILDNDLYEQGKIIRWFGLDKKLTRMDNNITFQGYKYHMNNVNATIGIIQLENIEKLVQKYIDNGKFFDEHLKDVKGVELVKYYPNSEPSYWLYTLKVENRNGFIKMLAENGIMASELHKRNDLHTYLNDYPTELPNLDLFYSKMVHIPCGWWVTEEDRNKIIKLVKGGW; encoded by the coding sequence ATGCTACCATTAGTAAAGACAAGTATACCAGATCGTGAAATTTTAATGCCGAGACTTGAAGAAGTTTTATATAGCGGTTATGTAGCTCAGGGGGATGTAGTAGAGGAATTTGAAAGAAAGTTTGAAGAATATATTGGAGGAGGTAACACACTTTCATTAAATTCAGGAACAGCAGCATTGCATATAGCTTTGATTTTAGCAGGAGTACAAGAGGGAGACGAAGTAATAAGTACTGCTTTAACAGCTGAACCAACCAATGTGGCGATAAAAATGGTAGGAGCCAAAGTAAGATGGGCAGACGTAGATTATAGTACTGGAAATATTTCTGCAGATTCAATTGAAAAAGTAATCAGCTCAAAAACAAAGGCAATTATTGTAGTCGACTACGCGGGAATTCCTGTTGATGTAAAACGAATTCAAGAGTTGTCTGAAAAATATAAAATTCCTGTAATAGAAGATGCAGCTCATGCTCTTGGGGCAAAATACAATAACAAAAAAACAGGAAATCATTTTCCGTTTACAGTATATTCGTTTCAGGCAATAAAGCATTTGACCACAATTGATGGTGGAGCACTTCAAATTTTGGATAATGATTTATATGAGCAAGGAAAAATAATAAGATGGTTTGGGCTTGATAAAAAACTAACCCGTATGGATAATAATATCACTTTTCAGGGATATAAATACCATATGAATAATGTAAATGCGACTATCGGAATTATTCAATTGGAGAATATAGAGAAGTTAGTTCAAAAATACATTGATAATGGAAAATTTTTTGACGAGCATTTAAAAGATGTAAAGGGAGTTGAGTTAGTTAAATATTACCCAAACTCTGAGCCGTCTTATTGGTTATACACCTTAAAAGTTGAAAATCGAAATGGATTTATAAAAATGTTGGCAGAAAACGGTATCATGGCGTCTGAACTTCATAAACGAAATGATTTACATACTTACTTAAATGATTACCCAACAGAATTACCAAATCTAGATTTGTTCTACAGTAAAATGGTACACATTCCTTGTGGTTGGTGGGTTACAGAAGAAGATAGAAACAAAATAATTAAATTGGTAAAGGGTGGCTGGTAA
- a CDS encoding DegT/DnrJ/EryC1/StrS family aminotransferase, whose translation MPENITAEINEILYSGQLGYGKHGKIFEHKLQNFIGCDYILSVSSYNIAMLIVLSTLGLKENDEVIASPVSCLASNQPFAVKGLKVIWADINPETGSLCPDDVRSKITKKTKAIFHNHFCGYLGDIDAINSIGKEFGIPVVDDGIEAFASQYKSNKLGNVGTDVTVFSFQTVRLPNTIDGGAIIFKDKELYEKALLIRDYGIDRKKFRTVDGEINPACDIKLEGYAGLMSELNSFIGTKQMEDIERLLTLQKNNAETWNKKIAHFETIHSLKLTGDTIPNYWVYGTLCKNRPEAIENFKKNGFYATGVHINNNLYSIFQDKNSLKGVNQFMDQFVAIPSGWWLNNSDI comes from the coding sequence ATGCCTGAGAATATTACAGCAGAAATAAATGAAATACTTTATTCTGGACAATTAGGTTATGGAAAGCATGGGAAAATTTTTGAACACAAACTGCAAAATTTTATAGGCTGTGATTATATACTTTCAGTAAGTTCTTACAATATTGCAATGTTAATTGTATTGTCAACTTTAGGATTAAAAGAAAATGATGAAGTAATAGCAAGTCCTGTAAGTTGTTTAGCATCTAATCAACCTTTTGCAGTTAAAGGATTAAAGGTTATATGGGCTGATATAAATCCTGAAACAGGTAGTTTGTGTCCTGATGATGTTAGGTCAAAAATAACAAAAAAAACAAAAGCTATTTTTCATAATCATTTTTGTGGTTATTTGGGAGATATAGATGCAATTAATTCAATTGGTAAGGAGTTTGGTATACCTGTGGTTGATGATGGTATTGAAGCTTTTGCTTCTCAGTACAAAAGCAATAAATTGGGAAATGTGGGAACAGATGTTACTGTTTTCTCTTTTCAAACGGTTAGATTACCTAATACAATTGACGGAGGTGCAATTATTTTTAAAGACAAAGAACTTTATGAAAAAGCTTTATTAATACGAGATTATGGTATTGATAGAAAAAAATTTAGAACAGTTGATGGAGAAATAAATCCTGCTTGCGATATTAAATTAGAAGGTTATGCAGGTTTGATGAGTGAATTAAATTCTTTCATTGGTACAAAACAGATGGAAGATATTGAAAGATTATTGACTTTGCAGAAAAATAATGCTGAAACTTGGAATAAAAAAATAGCACACTTTGAAACAATTCATTCATTGAAATTAACAGGAGATACAATACCGAATTATTGGGTTTATGGTACTTTATGTAAAAATAGACCTGAGGCTATTGAAAATTTCAAAAAAAATGGTTTTTATGCAACAGGTGTTCATATAAACAATAATCTTTACTCTATTTTTCAAGATAAAAACTCTTTAAAAGGAGTTAACCAATTTATGGATCAATTTGTTGCAATTCCAAGCGGATGGTGGTTAAATAATAGTGATATATGA
- a CDS encoding GNAT family N-acetyltransferase: MKFNFCTQSQLTEQNLKSIVNLKKKHWDYSEEEHRRWIDNNINIEDFHVLMFQNETLVGYLNLINTEVILNNETHFFLGIGNVCSLEKGLGYGKELLVGMQKHLVQNNLKGILFCKDNLVDFYNKFGWKLVSKNKIVSENLKNVNVMLYNIDDDIECVDYKGRNF, from the coding sequence ATGAAATTTAATTTTTGTACACAATCTCAATTAACTGAGCAAAATTTAAAAAGTATCGTTAATTTAAAGAAAAAGCATTGGGATTATTCTGAGGAAGAGCATAGAAGATGGATTGACAACAATATTAACATCGAAGATTTCCATGTCTTGATGTTTCAAAATGAGACTCTTGTTGGTTATCTAAATTTAATTAATACAGAGGTAATTTTGAATAATGAGACACATTTTTTTTTAGGAATTGGAAATGTATGCTCTTTAGAAAAAGGATTAGGTTATGGCAAAGAACTACTAGTTGGGATGCAAAAGCACTTAGTTCAAAATAATTTAAAGGGAATTTTGTTCTGCAAAGACAATTTGGTTGATTTTTATAACAAATTTGGATGGAAATTAGTTTCTAAAAATAAAATCGTTTCTGAAAATTTGAAAAATGTGAATGTAATGTTGTACAATATTGATGACGATATTGAATGTGTTGATTACAAAGGAAGAAATTTTTAA
- a CDS encoding oligosaccharide flippase family protein, producing MSTVNKNIAANYIGKLWSFASIFIFIRVYIEILGIQSYAIINFYAVILGLLAFADSGLTVTLNRELAKENTVENKANLLFTFQRIYLGICTSVVLLILLFSDYIGHNFLKSNLYTPIEVSNLVKLIGIGIGLQLFSTLYEGGLMGLQKQVLVNKINIIWSLFRSGIVIFPLLLLPSLKVYFIWQIVCNLVLLIVFRANLWNELKTDSKTVFSKELLNNIWKFALGMMGIAFISAINIQIDKLVTSKILDLKSFGYYSLATTISQIPLLVATPIIVAIFPVFSKLVSTKNITEKTAYFHKFASIITMISAPIVACVFLYSIPLVTLWTGDVIIANAVDTTVKILVIGGFFLCLQLIPYYISLANGHTRTNIILGFLGLFVIIPLIIFSVDKYGMVGASFPWILVNFISLAIMSTVIIHKFLPNQFLKWLFYDVLIPTFITIVTVTVIYFLTNHLVGRYWFVIEMCLIVSISLILNVVVYNKINHKEKLISFSSQIK from the coding sequence ATGAGTACAGTTAATAAAAACATAGCAGCGAATTATATAGGTAAATTATGGAGCTTTGCCTCCATTTTTATTTTTATTAGAGTTTATATAGAAATTCTTGGAATCCAATCGTATGCGATTATAAATTTTTATGCTGTTATTTTAGGTCTTTTGGCTTTTGCTGATTCTGGTTTGACAGTAACACTTAATAGAGAACTAGCTAAAGAAAACACAGTTGAAAATAAAGCAAATTTATTATTTACTTTTCAGAGAATTTATTTAGGAATATGTACCTCAGTAGTGCTATTGATTTTGCTGTTTTCGGATTATATTGGACACAATTTTTTAAAATCAAACCTTTACACGCCAATTGAAGTTTCTAACTTGGTTAAATTAATTGGTATAGGTATTGGATTGCAGTTATTTTCGACCCTATATGAGGGTGGTCTGATGGGATTACAAAAGCAAGTTTTAGTTAATAAAATAAATATAATTTGGAGTCTGTTTAGATCTGGGATTGTTATTTTTCCACTATTGTTGCTTCCTTCTCTGAAGGTTTATTTTATATGGCAAATTGTTTGTAATTTGGTTTTGCTAATTGTTTTTAGAGCAAATCTCTGGAATGAATTAAAAACAGATTCTAAAACTGTTTTTTCTAAAGAGTTGCTTAATAATATTTGGAAATTTGCATTAGGAATGATGGGAATTGCTTTTATATCAGCAATTAATATTCAAATTGATAAATTGGTAACTAGTAAAATTTTGGATTTAAAGTCTTTTGGTTATTATTCGTTAGCGACTACTATATCACAAATACCATTATTAGTAGCAACTCCTATTATTGTTGCAATATTTCCTGTTTTTTCTAAGTTAGTTTCTACTAAAAACATTACTGAGAAAACGGCTTATTTTCATAAGTTTGCCTCTATAATTACTATGATTTCTGCTCCAATTGTAGCATGTGTCTTTTTGTATTCTATCCCCTTAGTTACTTTATGGACTGGTGATGTGATAATTGCAAATGCAGTTGATACTACAGTTAAAATTTTGGTTATTGGAGGTTTTTTTTTATGTCTACAATTAATTCCCTATTATATATCACTAGCAAATGGGCATACAAGGACAAATATTATACTTGGTTTTTTGGGATTGTTTGTTATTATTCCTTTAATAATTTTTAGTGTTGATAAATACGGAATGGTTGGAGCAAGTTTTCCTTGGATTCTTGTAAATTTCATTTCTCTGGCAATCATGAGTACTGTTATAATTCATAAGTTTTTACCAAATCAATTTTTAAAATGGTTATTCTATGATGTGCTTATTCCAACCTTTATTACAATAGTTACCGTAACAGTAATTTATTTTTTAACTAATCATTTAGTTGGTAGATACTGGTTTGTTATTGAGATGTGTTTAATTGTAAGCATATCACTAATTTTAAATGTTGTAGTTTATAATAAAATTAACCATAAGGAAAAATTAATAAGTTTTAGTTCTCAAATAAAATAA
- a CDS encoding glycosyltransferase, producing the protein MANPSAALLSIVIATKNREFYCIETIKSILSFKSDLIQIAISDNSDTRQVEVFVDSLNDKNIVYSYNNSAISSIDNFNYAMDLATGEYVILLGDDDSVHPKIIELVQWAKENDIESICSKDTFTFLWPGAHPEFPEGLLKIPKIQNSYSLAEPKKELIKLLKNGLVNYFFYNVPKSYHGVIKKSAMDEIKKITGNYYGALSPDIFSVVSLSLIVKNHCVLNYPITIAGVCPASTTSAQIVGSHCGSLDEMPHLKNRKDNYIWDSLVPKIYSVSTTWGDSGLNALTSNKRVDLKKYFNYYPLIAQTIMMNRKYILKFSITKTEEFRIERKANFFVFWFLVIYYSFLLIVEKLIKTLGSKFKKENSQYTNINGFGDVYEKIDLIPFYNK; encoded by the coding sequence ATGGCTAATCCATCAGCAGCTTTGCTATCTATAGTAATAGCTACAAAAAACAGAGAGTTTTATTGTATAGAAACTATCAAATCAATTTTATCGTTTAAATCTGATTTGATTCAAATAGCTATTTCTGATAATAGTGATACAAGACAAGTAGAAGTTTTTGTAGATTCTTTAAATGATAAAAATATAGTATATTCTTATAATAATTCAGCTATAAGTTCAATAGATAACTTTAATTATGCTATGGATTTAGCTACTGGTGAATATGTTATTTTACTAGGAGATGATGATTCTGTACATCCAAAAATTATTGAATTGGTTCAATGGGCGAAAGAGAATGATATTGAATCTATTTGCAGTAAAGATACATTTACTTTCTTGTGGCCTGGAGCACATCCGGAATTTCCAGAAGGGTTACTTAAAATTCCTAAAATTCAAAATTCCTATAGCTTAGCTGAACCCAAAAAAGAATTGATTAAACTATTAAAGAACGGTTTAGTTAATTATTTTTTTTATAACGTACCTAAATCATATCATGGCGTTATAAAAAAAAGCGCAATGGATGAGATAAAAAAAATAACGGGTAATTATTATGGAGCCTTAAGTCCAGATATATTTTCTGTAGTGAGTTTATCATTAATTGTGAAAAACCATTGTGTCTTAAATTATCCAATTACTATTGCCGGGGTATGTCCTGCAAGTACTACTTCCGCTCAAATTGTAGGTAGTCATTGTGGCTCATTAGATGAAATGCCTCATCTTAAAAATCGAAAAGATAACTATATATGGGACAGTTTAGTTCCAAAAATTTATAGCGTTTCTACAACATGGGGTGATAGCGGATTAAACGCTTTGACATCAAATAAAAGAGTTGATTTAAAAAAATATTTCAATTATTATCCTCTTATTGCTCAGACGATTATGATGAATAGGAAATATATTCTTAAATTTTCAATTACAAAAACTGAAGAATTCAGAATTGAAAGAAAAGCTAACTTTTTTGTATTTTGGTTTTTAGTTATCTATTATTCCTTTTTATTAATCGTTGAAAAATTAATAAAAACTCTTGGAAGTAAATTTAAAAAAGAAAATTCTCAGTATACCAATATAAATGGATTTGGAGATGTTTATGAAAAAATTGATTTAATACCTTTTTACAATAAATAA
- a CDS encoding EpsG family protein, producing the protein MIPNELYTPVYYSLLLVFSLLFTLPLLEIVNFNNYPKIIGKYGVVVFLMITILFIGFRDPYDQEIYFGDTIRYTEYYNDFTFLDQFKDIGYYYYMFLCNKIMGLNVVQFYLMTAFLYVFLQYLAVRNVLESNVFFQFVVLLSSMSFWNYGVNGIRTGLASSFFLYAFTAKNKFLKFTFFALSIIMHKSFLLPLLAYFVAYLFGSVKGYIKWWIASVFISLLIGQKILDFINSNLSFMSSDNSDDRISQYMSETSNDGGVFRIDFIIYSAIPIVLGYYYIFKKEFNSKFYEILFKTYLITNSIWVLLIYANFTNRFAYLSWILMPFLLIYPVIKDSNLIKKQNIFIFFLIFCNLLFTILMFIKTFFL; encoded by the coding sequence ATGATTCCAAACGAACTGTATACTCCTGTCTACTATTCTTTACTATTAGTATTTTCATTATTATTTACTTTGCCATTGTTGGAGATAGTAAACTTCAATAACTATCCTAAAATTATTGGAAAATATGGTGTAGTTGTGTTTTTAATGATAACTATTTTGTTTATTGGATTTAGAGATCCTTATGATCAAGAGATATATTTTGGAGATACTATCAGGTATACAGAGTATTATAATGATTTTACATTTCTTGATCAATTTAAAGATATAGGTTATTATTATTATATGTTTTTGTGTAATAAAATTATGGGATTAAATGTTGTTCAATTTTATCTCATGACAGCTTTTTTATATGTATTCTTACAATATTTAGCAGTTAGAAATGTTTTAGAGTCTAATGTTTTTTTTCAGTTTGTTGTTCTATTAAGTAGTATGTCATTTTGGAATTACGGTGTAAACGGAATAAGAACAGGTCTTGCAAGCTCTTTTTTTTTATATGCATTTACAGCAAAAAATAAGTTTTTAAAGTTTACCTTTTTTGCTTTGAGTATAATTATGCATAAATCTTTTTTATTACCATTGCTTGCTTACTTCGTAGCATATTTATTTGGAAGTGTTAAGGGGTACATAAAATGGTGGATAGCCAGTGTTTTTATATCATTACTTATAGGACAAAAGATATTAGATTTTATAAATTCAAATTTGTCTTTTATGTCAAGTGACAATTCTGATGATAGGATTTCTCAATATATGTCAGAAACAAGTAATGATGGAGGAGTCTTTAGGATTGACTTTATAATTTATAGTGCTATTCCTATAGTGTTAGGTTATTATTATATTTTTAAAAAAGAATTTAATAGTAAATTTTATGAAATCTTGTTTAAAACTTATCTAATAACAAACAGTATCTGGGTATTATTAATTTATGCCAATTTCACTAACAGATTTGCATATTTATCTTGGATATTAATGCCTTTTTTGTTAATATATCCAGTTATTAAAGACAGCAATTTAATTAAAAAACAAAATATATTTATATTTTTTTTAATCTTTTGCAATTTGTTATTTACCATTTTAATGTTTATTAAAACTTTCTTTTTATAA
- a CDS encoding glycosyltransferase family A protein, whose product MRQTSRNFEWLIVDDGSTDDTSIIVQNFIKENILKINYIKVNNGGKHRAINIGADNSIGEYIFIVDSDDILEYNAIEIGEKYLTAIDSNLAGVVFRLKYKDGSLVGEKLPFEEKITSYFDVRYNLGYNVDFKEFTRTEILRNYKYPDYENEKFCSEALVWNRISEDYDFLFVDKAIYICEYLQEGLSANIILNRRKSSSYAMDVYAELYNNKKVPLKTKLKSLINFWRFGWYNNKSFKSKWKLLQYNILPLMLYPVGCLMILKDELEMKNK is encoded by the coding sequence TTGAGACAAACTTCTAGAAATTTTGAATGGTTGATAGTTGACGATGGTTCAACAGACGATACCTCAATAATTGTTCAAAATTTTATTAAAGAAAATATTCTTAAAATAAATTATATAAAAGTAAATAATGGAGGGAAGCATAGGGCTATAAATATTGGAGCAGATAACTCTATAGGAGAATATATTTTTATTGTTGATAGTGATGACATTTTAGAGTACAATGCAATTGAAATTGGAGAGAAATATTTAACTGCAATTGATTCTAATTTAGCTGGTGTGGTTTTTAGATTGAAGTATAAAGATGGCAGTTTAGTTGGAGAAAAACTACCATTTGAAGAAAAAATTACTTCTTATTTTGATGTTAGATATAATTTAGGATATAATGTAGATTTTAAAGAGTTTACAAGAACTGAAATTTTGCGAAATTATAAATACCCTGATTATGAAAATGAAAAATTCTGTTCTGAAGCATTAGTTTGGAATAGAATATCAGAAGATTATGATTTTTTATTTGTAGATAAAGCCATATATATATGTGAATATCTACAAGAGGGCTTGTCAGCAAATATAATTTTGAACAGACGCAAGAGTAGTAGCTATGCTATGGATGTATATGCTGAGCTATACAACAATAAAAAAGTCCCTTTAAAAACGAAATTGAAATCGCTAATTAATTTCTGGAGATTTGGATGGTACAATAATAAAAGCTTTAAAAGTAAATGGAAGCTTTTACAATATAATATTTTACCGCTGATGCTTTATCCAGTAGGTTGTTTAATGATTTTAAAGGATGAATTAGAAATGAAAAATAAATAA
- a CDS encoding glycosyltransferase family 4 protein, whose product MKITILFLGKVGAGPRYTLEMAKALSEKPNIELQIILSSLIDNHDDWLKIEKKGNVKITYFNTYKNKVEFLFAFINLFKSYKISRCIKKFNPIVLYIPMISLLNPGVLLFLRKINIYYTLHDPIEHVGEANFFVELIRKFEIKKAKKIILLNVFFKRYVCDFYKKQEEDIMYVPHAAFFSNEEVTSNNCFLDKILFVGRIEEYKGIGLLLDAFSEAIKLRPNLKLTIAGRGELSPYLDKISKLSDNIEIINRWLKDEEVEQLIKNHDFVILPYIDASQSGVVPVVFANKRTVIATNKGALAEQIPNGLGFVVEPNHLDISKKICEIYDDGFSNLAFMNEKAYQYAIKNLTWQSSAETLISHFNNEYYR is encoded by the coding sequence ATGAAAATTACTATTTTATTCTTAGGAAAAGTAGGCGCAGGACCTAGATACACACTTGAAATGGCTAAAGCTTTAAGTGAAAAACCTAATATTGAATTACAAATTATATTATCAAGTCTAATAGATAATCATGATGATTGGCTTAAAATAGAGAAAAAAGGAAATGTCAAAATCACATATTTTAATACTTACAAAAATAAAGTTGAATTTTTGTTTGCATTTATAAATTTATTTAAATCGTATAAAATATCTAGATGTATAAAAAAATTCAATCCAATCGTTCTCTATATTCCTATGATTAGCCTTTTAAATCCAGGAGTGCTACTTTTTTTAAGAAAAATTAATATTTATTACACTTTACATGATCCTATTGAGCATGTTGGCGAAGCTAATTTTTTTGTAGAATTAATAAGAAAATTTGAAATTAAAAAAGCGAAGAAAATAATATTATTAAATGTTTTCTTTAAAAGATATGTTTGTGATTTTTACAAGAAGCAAGAGGAAGATATAATGTATGTTCCACATGCTGCTTTTTTTTCAAATGAAGAAGTTACTTCAAATAATTGTTTCTTAGATAAAATTCTATTCGTTGGTAGAATCGAAGAGTATAAGGGAATTGGCCTTCTTTTAGACGCCTTCTCTGAAGCTATAAAATTACGTCCGAATTTGAAGCTTACGATTGCAGGTAGAGGTGAGCTTAGTCCTTATTTAGATAAAATTTCTAAGTTATCGGATAATATTGAAATTATTAATAGATGGTTAAAAGATGAAGAAGTAGAACAGTTGATAAAAAATCATGACTTTGTTATTTTACCATATATTGATGCTAGTCAATCTGGTGTTGTGCCTGTGGTATTTGCAAATAAGAGAACTGTTATTGCTACCAATAAGGGCGCATTAGCTGAGCAAATTCCTAATGGACTGGGATTTGTTGTAGAACCTAACCATTTAGATATTTCAAAGAAAATCTGTGAAATTTATGATGATGGTTTTTCTAACTTAGCTTTTATGAATGAAAAAGCTTATCAATACGCCATTAAAAATTTGACATGGCAATCATCTGCTGAAACATTGATAAGCCATTTTAATAATGAATATTACAGATAA
- a CDS encoding glycosyltransferase, which yields MNKILIVITDYGSFNNFLAEIAVQLSLNNEIHIVCSPSNVINIVDKFNYNDYNLTFHFIDIPRSTSIAKLIKAGLKINELIRKNKINFVYAHFTTGIFPVVLLKSKHVEYWGTFHGLGMNASAGLRKVMFGIVEMFCFLRLDRIFLINNKDYNLVSNIFKNKTYKYQSYGVGCDIDKFDSNKFQLIDKKNIIEELKIENKFVITFTGRFVEFKGFDLVYRSFVKLNDRYPGKFSLLLIGGKDPIHSSGLTAEEETFVKNNKNIINVGYTSEVEKYLKVSDVFLFPSKKEGLPVCIVEALSMGVPVVTLDERGNADVVKDNYNGYLIKSISKDNDINEIVAKIEYLYKDNNTLKLLSSNCLIDREKYSRSFFVHEQISLINDYRRKKIV from the coding sequence ATGAATAAAATTCTTATTGTTATAACAGATTATGGTAGTTTCAATAATTTTCTTGCAGAAATTGCTGTCCAGCTAAGTTTAAATAATGAAATCCATATTGTTTGTTCACCTTCGAACGTAATCAATATTGTAGATAAATTTAATTATAATGATTATAATTTAACATTTCACTTTATTGATATTCCTAGGTCTACGTCAATTGCAAAGTTAATTAAGGCCGGACTTAAGATAAATGAGTTAATAAGAAAAAATAAAATTAATTTTGTCTATGCACATTTTACTACAGGAATATTTCCAGTAGTGCTACTGAAGAGCAAACACGTAGAGTACTGGGGAACTTTTCATGGATTAGGAATGAATGCAAGCGCTGGATTAAGAAAAGTTATGTTTGGTATTGTTGAAATGTTTTGTTTTTTAAGGCTTGATAGAATATTTCTTATAAACAATAAAGATTACAATTTGGTATCTAATATTTTTAAAAATAAAACTTATAAATATCAATCGTATGGAGTAGGATGTGATATAGATAAATTTGATAGTAATAAATTTCAATTAATAGATAAGAAAAACATAATAGAGGAACTAAAAATAGAAAATAAGTTTGTAATTACTTTTACAGGTAGATTTGTAGAATTCAAAGGTTTTGATTTAGTGTATCGCAGTTTCGTGAAATTAAATGATAGATATCCAGGTAAATTTTCATTATTATTAATTGGTGGAAAAGATCCAATACATTCATCAGGTCTTACAGCAGAAGAAGAGACATTTGTAAAAAATAACAAAAATATTATTAATGTTGGGTATACTTCAGAAGTAGAGAAATATTTAAAAGTTTCTGATGTTTTTTTATTTCCAAGTAAAAAAGAAGGACTACCAGTTTGTATTGTTGAAGCCCTTTCTATGGGTGTTCCAGTTGTAACATTGGACGAAAGGGGAAATGCTGATGTAGTAAAAGATAACTATAATGGATACTTAATCAAATCAATTTCAAAAGACAATGATATTAATGAAATTGTAGCAAAAATTGAATATTTATACAAGGATAATAATACTCTTAAACTTTTGTCTTCAAATTGCTTGATTGATAGAGAGAAATATTCGAGATCATTTTTTGTTCATGAGCAGATAAGCCTTATCAATGATTACAGAAGAAAAAAAATAGTTTAA